In Choloepus didactylus isolate mChoDid1 chromosome 18, mChoDid1.pri, whole genome shotgun sequence, a single genomic region encodes these proteins:
- the LOC119513302 gene encoding protein S100-A10-like — MPSQMEHALETMMFTFHKFAGDKGYLTKEDLRVFMEKEFPGFLENQKDPLAVDKIMKDLDQCRDGKVGFQGFLSLIAGLGITCNDYFVVHMKQKGKK; from the coding sequence ATGCCATCTCAAATGGAACACGCCCTGGAAACTATGATGTTTACGTTTCACAAATTTGCCGGGGATAAAGGCTACTTAACAAAGGAGGACCTGAGAGTATTCATGGAGAAGGAGTTCCCCGGATTTTTGGAAAATCAAAAAGACCCTCTTGCTGTGGACAAAATAATGAAGGATCTGGACCAGTGTCGAGATGGCAAAGTGGGCTTCCAAGGCTTCTTGTCGCTAATTGCTGGGCTTGGCATCACATGCAATGACTATTTTGTAGTACACATGAAACAGAAGGGAAAGAAGTAG